The Methanobacteriaceae archaeon DNA window CAGCCTCTGGACTATTATCAATTGCTATTATTTTACCATCCGATGCCAATTCGGCAAGTATACGAGTAGAATTACCAATATGACATCCTAATTCAACAACAACATCGTTTTTTTGGACAATCTGTTGGATATTCTCCCGGTAAACCTTAATATCATATACGATTTTAATCATAGAATCCACATATCTGTTCATTGCCCATAAAATAGCAATAACACGCTTTCTATAATTTGTTATTAGATAAGTAGAATCATATATAATTTGTTGAACCATTATTAAATAAGTGATGTAAATTGATATTTTTATGAAATTATTGTTAGATAATTTTTATTAATTTTAACTACAGATTATATTTGCATCATATGATTCAGATAATTTTATTTTTTAAGAATCCCAATTTTAATAATCCATACCAAATTTTTTATTCTAAAAACCGAACTCCATGAAAATCTATTTTACTTACAATACTATTTTCAAGACTAGTATCTGGAGTTTTAGATAAGGCAAAAGCTGTATTTCCAAGCATAGCCATGGAGGCCCCTATGGTTTCTTCATTTAAAATATCAATCATCTCTTTTACATTTTCATTCATCAGCGCAGTCTTCTCAGCAAATTCTTTAGATAATGACATGAATTTTTGAGGTGTTGGATCATATAATAATTTCTTAAGCATTCCCTCACCAGTGCGATTAATTATTCTCTGATGAGATGGATTCTGAATAATAGAAGAAGTGTCTATATCTCCTAAAGTTTTTGATATCACATAAAGAGGCTCGCTGATGATTTTATCAATCTTTCCAAATCCCGGGGGGCCTTCTTTTAATCTGATAACGATTCCACCAGAAGTTTCCGAGATTAAATCACCTAACCCCGTCCCTAATTCTACTTCGGCCTGATGAGCTACTCCTGAGGCCTCATTAAAAGTCATTGGTAAATTAAAGATATATGCTAACCCTAATGCAGTTCCTAATGCACACGCAGCAGACGTTCCAAATCCACATCCTATGGGAACCTGAATTTCATGTTCTATTTTAAACCCACTTTGAATGTAAAATTTTTTTTGTAGTAATTCAACAGTTTTCAGAGTAATAGAATTATTGAAAGATTCAGATTTTCTATTTATACTTATATCTATTTTATTATCTGTTTTAGAAGTTTTAATTCTAGTTATGACTCCTTTATCCATAACCACGCCTGCACCACGGGAACCTTTTTTTAAAGGATTATTATGATTTATAATTTGAAAAAAGCCAGTAATATGGGATGGTACAAATATTGAAACTTCCATTTTATCACAATTTTAAAACTTTAAAATTTTCAAACAGTATTTGGCTATTAATATATGATATTAATTATATTAGATTATTGAACAGATATTATCCGATATTTTGTAAAACTATTATTTTATAAAAATAGATTATTAAATAATATAATAGTTAGGTTAATAAACAAATTTAATATATTAATTAATTTATAAATTATTTATAATTAACATAATCATTATTTCAGCATATGTTTATTATTTAATTAAACAATTAAGGGGAATTAAAATTACACAAAGAATAGATTTACATATTCACAGTCTTTTTAGTGATGGAGAACTTTTACCATCTGAAATTGCTCGAAGAGCATGTGTTTTAGATCATAAAGCTATTGCCATTACAGACCATGTAGATGCAACCAATATGGATTGTGTGGGCCGCATAATTAATGCTGTACAAGATATAAACGATAATTGGGGCATTACCATTGTTCCTGGCGCTGAAATTACCCATGCTCCTGCTGAAATTATTCCTAAATTGGCTAAAAAAGCTAAAGAATTGGGTGCAGAAGTTATAGTAGTTCACGGGGAAACATTAGTGGAACCAGTTATTGAAGGAACCAACTGGGCGGCTGTAAATTGTCCAGATGTGGACATATTAGCACACCCCGGACTGATTACTTATGAAGAAGCTGAAATAGCTAAAGAAAATAATATAACGCTTGAAATAAGCTCCAGGCGAGGGCATTCATTGGGAAATGGGCATGTGGGAAAAGTTGCCCTGGAAGTAGGAGCGAATTTAATTATAGATACTGATACTCACTCTCCAAACGACCTTATTAATTATGAAACAGCTTATAGTTATGGATTAGGTGCTGGTTTACCCGAAACAGAAGTTAAAAAAGCATTAACTACAAATCCTGAAAGAATTTTAAAAAATAAAGGTTTGTTATAATTAAATAGAAAAAAGTAAATTATGATATAATATTATTATAATCTAATTTTAATTATAAGCAAAAATAATTAAATATTTTTTTATTTAGATACTATTCTTTTTTTACTACTTATCTAAGACATGATATTCTAAAATTAAATCTTTGCCCAAAATAAAATTCTTTTTTAATTCCAGTTTGACTGCATCAGCCATAAAATCGAAGCCATCACCATCAACCAATGTTTTGGCATCTTTCCCACCAACCATCATGGGAGCAACACAGACCCTTACTTCATCTATTAATCCATTTTTGAGCATAGAAAAGTTTAATGTAGATCCTCCTTCCAGCATGAGACTATTGATGCCTTTAATTTTGAGTTTTTTCATTAATTGTTCCAGATCAACTCTATTATCCCCACAAATAATCACTTCTACTTTTTCTCTGAGTTTTTCTACTTTTTCTAAAGGTGCTTTTTTTGAAACAGCTATTATTGTAGAAGAATCATTGTTTAAAACCCGGGCTTTGAGTGGTGTGCGTGCTTTACTATCAACCACTACTCTTAGAGGATTATCTGAGGGATTAGATGAAATTTTATGCACAGTTAATCTTGGGTCATCCGCTAAAATAGTGTTAATGCCCACCATGATAGCGTCAGAATCCTTTCTAATTTGATGAACTCTTTTCAAATCTTCTGGGCCTGAAATTTCAGAACTTCCTGTTCGA harbors:
- a CDS encoding histidinol phosphate phosphatase domain-containing protein translates to MTQRIDLHIHSLFSDGELLPSEIARRACVLDHKAIAITDHVDATNMDCVGRIINAVQDINDNWGITIVPGAEITHAPAEIIPKLAKKAKELGAEVIVVHGETLVEPVIEGTNWAAVNCPDVDILAHPGLITYEEAEIAKENNITLEISSRRGHSLGNGHVGKVALEVGANLIIDTDTHSPNDLINYETAYSYGLGAGLPETEVKKALTTNPERILKNKGLL
- a CDS encoding pantoate kinase, with translation MEVSIFVPSHITGFFQIINHNNPLKKGSRGAGVVMDKGVITRIKTSKTDNKIDISINRKSESFNNSITLKTVELLQKKFYIQSGFKIEHEIQVPIGCGFGTSAACALGTALGLAYIFNLPMTFNEASGVAHQAEVELGTGLGDLISETSGGIVIRLKEGPPGFGKIDKIISEPLYVISKTLGDIDTSSIIQNPSHQRIINRTGEGMLKKLLYDPTPQKFMSLSKEFAEKTALMNENVKEMIDILNEETIGASMAMLGNTAFALSKTPDTSLENSIVSKIDFHGVRFLE
- a CDS encoding 2,5-diamino-6-(ribosylamino)-4(3H)-pyrimidinone 5'-phosphate reductase, yielding MRPHVILNAAMTLDGKIATRTGSSEISGPEDLKRVHQIRKDSDAIMVGINTILADDPRLTVHKISSNPSDNPLRVVVDSKARTPLKARVLNNDSSTIIAVSKKAPLEKVEKLREKVEVIICGDNRVDLEQLMKKLKIKGINSLMLEGGSTLNFSMLKNGLIDEVRVCVAPMMVGGKDAKTLVDGDGFDFMADAVKLELKKNFILGKDLILEYHVLDK